Part of the Zingiber officinale cultivar Zhangliang chromosome 8A, Zo_v1.1, whole genome shotgun sequence genome, taaacgATCAGAATGTAGATAGAGTTTAGTTACCTCAATTTGCTGGTTTTGATGGCTGTTCTTTAAGTAGGGAGCACTTAAAACCTAAAACACATTGCATATATATGTTCAGTAAAAGATGGAAAGATTTATATGCAATGATAATAATAACAACTTGCATAATTTGTTTGAGAGAGTCTTTGTTTACCTGAACTTGGTCGTGAAGGAACTTGATGTATTCGATCGTTTCATGGAGTACTGATGCAGTATCGGTCTACAAAAGGAGGAAAGCCAGAAAAAAGAGGCAATTGAACAAGATATGTAAGTATGAAATTAAACTGTAGTTTAAAGTGTAAAGAATTGGATGGAGAAAGAAATTCATGTTCGAAAGCTCAAGGGAAAGCTTACTCACCTTTCCAAAAGGCGAAACCATTTGCTGGAGGGCAGTGATTCTGTCTCCCAACTTCTCTTTTCTCACCTGCATCTACACAAAGTTCTTGTTTTATACAAGTCATCGATCCTTAAGCAAACACATAGATGGGAGATTTACCTTGAAAGTTGGCAATGGCGATGGAGTCTCTAAATTTGGTTTCTTGAGTGCTGGTTCACTGCCACTTCTCTTCGCCATGGACGATGGCACCCCAAGGCCTGGAACATTATTCTACATAAACAAAATATATACgcgtttaaacataattaaacacATGCCAGTGATTAATCTCAAATCTAGTACTTTTCTTCAGATTAATTTCTGACCTTGAAATGATTATGACTGAAACTTGAGGTTTGATTTTGGAGGATCATTGAGTGTGCCTGGTTGGTTGCAGTACTAATACCACTACTAGCCGATGGATTCCAAAAGGGGGTCTCATTAGAGAACTGCAGTTGTTGCTTTGGAGGCGAAGGTGATGAAGCCTTCATGAACTGTGCTAATCTCACTTCAGAATTTTGCAGTATTGATTCATAGTCGATCGAAGGCAGCCCGCTGTTGATCAGGTTATTGGATGCAAAGCAACCGATATTCTGGATTTGGTTGAGCTCTAGATTTGGCCTCGAGATCATGTCCTCCTGCAGCAAGGCCTGGAAGCTGTTTTGGTGTTCTTGAGCTCTTCCACTGCTGCCGCTGTTGCTACTGCAAAAGAACACTAATATATAATTACTTCTGATCATACgatcattaattaatttgattataaTTATATTCATTAAGGAAAAATGATCGATATATGGTTGTTTACAAGAAAGGCTGGTTCCAGTCGGAAGAGAGGCCTAAATCCATGTCAAGTAACATGGGGGCTGAGACATGGGAGCTGCTTTGGATGTCCTGGAAGGTGATGGAGCTGCTGGAGATGGAGGCCGGCGACTCATCGGATCGGCAGGCGATGTCGAAGCCGGTGGTGGTGGGAGTTCTCCACCAggtggtgctggtgctggtgcaaCTTGGTGCTGTTGCTTGGAACTGGTCTGCCATGGCGATGTGTTGATGTTTGGATCAACACCTAATCAATCATCTGAAATTGCTTGTGGATGATCATCAGGTGAAGAGTTGGTGCTGTTTGTGGAGTAGGTTTGGTTGGATGAGCACAGCTGAAGATATATacatacattatatatatatatatatatatatatatatatatatataaaagagtgGGACGAAATTTCTGTGGAATTATTTGCGGAGAAATCACCATGAGGGCTGCTATTGCAGCAAAAAGTGAAGTCGTCGCGTCTTATTCAGGACGGGCTCATACACTCTAGAAGAGATAAATTACGATGGACATTGTGTCCTAATGCAGTGAATTTTTTCATGGGACTATGGGAGGTTAGGCATCCaactatcaaaatattttcaCACCCGTTGAGAATTGACCCCAAATTTTATTCTAGCAAATACTTATACAAGTACCAACTACGCTAATCCATAGGGGCTCCCTACTATTTGGTTGGAGGATAAGTCTTCAAATTGTCACACATTCAGGAGTTGACCTTCAAAATTAGTCTTTGTTAGAATTGGAATGCTAACCCTTACATATAAAATATCTAGGTGAGAAATATggatatataattctaaattatgcaaaATGTGTAAATATTTAAGAAATAGTTATACAACGAGAAGATGATATATATAATATTACATAGATCTTCATGAAGTCAATGTGAAATTGATTAGTCTAAATAGATCATAAAGGTCCCACAAAAGTTATGGTTATAGGTGTGGCAAAAAGAATTAATCACAATTTAGGGGTATATGTTTAGTTAACTATAATATGTTTGTTTAAGATTCGCCTAAATAATTCTAAGATTTAATTGTGGGTGAATGATGTAGACACCCTTCACGAGATCATGTGTGTCTTGGTATAATTAAGTTTTATCAATACCTAAAGAGGTCTTTAGACAGCCGTTCCTATCCTTCATAACAGTACTATCAGTCTATCCTTGCCTTTTGACCTACCATAGATTCTCCGATTTAATTTTCTTGGTGGATGTAGAGCATGCGATTAATTGTTAATGGCCATGAATTAACTGACATAtgattatgataaaaaaaaaaatcaatgtctCAAAAACAATCCATAATCGAGTTCTACAGAGGTCTAACGAGTAGAGATGGCCTAAAacgttaattaataaaataaatgaaaataattaaatacgtatatttatatatatgaaagCGCCCCCACGCTGACCTGACGACATTGGATACGACCGCGGGGAGTCAACGTGGGCCCCGACAAGAGCACGCGTGCCGGTGACGGCAAGGCCCCGCAGTAAGAGCCACGAGTCAAAAGGTGAGGCGATCGCGAAGTTTGCTCCTCCAAATCCAAAAAAAATAGCACAAATCCGTGTCGTGTCATAAGTCGTGCATTGAAGAGCCTGGCCCTATTTAATAaaaggataaattttattttattattaatggGTGATTGTAGATCGGATTGATTTAATTATTCGGATAAAAAATTATCCGATCCTATTAGTTCAAATAATGTAATATCATGATATACATTCGGTCCTATATTCAACAGTTCTTATGTATCAAATATCCAATGGATTGTCAATTATTTAGATATTCGACTCTATATCTAATgagatataaaatataaatataaatataataaaataataaaatattttaaaatgataatagacattactcattatacGGTGTAGCAGTTAATCGACAGTAGttactacaatgtgtagcagcttatcGATAGTAGCTGATATAACGTATAGTAACTTATCGTAAGTAAGGATAATCATGGATCAGGTTGGTTtgattattgggataaaaaactattcGACCCTATTATATCGGATAATATCAGAATTTTACATCTGATCCTATATCTgacgattttttttaaatttaatttagatcGATATTAACAGATTGATCGATTTGACGGATTGACCGCTCACACTCCTCgatctcacttagttatttaaccCAACCATGTAATTGCATCTCTGAATTTCTATTGACATGTTCCtttattttctaagttttttttaatgttattttGTATTATATCatgctttaattttaatttggtttaACAATTAACATTTCTCCCCAATTAAGCACGATTTACCaacaaaatttctattttttgaaaatagtttgtGGTTTAAGATGGACAAATGAGATctttcatattttaattttatatgaattaaaaaaaactttataagttgaaaaataatgaaTGCTATAGAAGTTAGTTTGCAAATAGTGTATTACAAAAACATAAAACTTTTTGTACGGTAAACAATATGAGTAAAATATAAATTTACTTacagttttttttattaaaatagattaaaaaaaagtAGTATATCTATTAAAAGATAAAACCTTTTACTATTAGGTGCGGGAAAGGAATGAGAGGGTAAAGGCG contains:
- the LOC122012844 gene encoding transcription factor bHLH112-like isoform X3, giving the protein MADQFQATAPSCTSTSTTWWRTPTTTGFDIACRSDESPASISSSSITFQDIQSSSHVSAPMLLDMDLGLSSDWNQPFFSNSGSSGRAQEHQNSFQALLQEDMISRPNLELNQIQNIGCFASNNLINSGLPSIDYESILQNSEVRLAQFMKASSPSPPKQQLQFSNETPFWNPSASSGISTATNQAHSMILQNQTSSFSHNHFKNNVPGLGVPSSMAKRSGSEPALKKPNLETPSPLPTFKVRKEKLGDRITALQQMVSPFGKTDTASVLHETIEYIKFLHDQVQVLSAPYLKNSHQNQQIESLQKSTEDCEAQNDVDLRSQGLCLVPISSTFPVANDIPTDFWNPTFIGNFR
- the LOC122012844 gene encoding transcription factor bHLH112-like isoform X2, whose translation is MADQFQATAPSCTSTSTTWWRTPTTTGFDIACRSDESPASISSSSITFQDIQSSSHVSAPMLLDMDLGLSSDWNQPFFNSGSSGRAQEHQNSFQALLQEDMISRPNLELNQIQNIGCFASNNLINSGLPSIDYESILQNSEVRLAQFMKASSPSPPKQQLQFSNETPFWNPSASSGISTATNQAHSMILQNQTSSFSHNHFKNNVPGLGVPSSMAKRSGSEPALKKPNLETPSPLPTFKMQVRKEKLGDRITALQQMVSPFGKTDTASVLHETIEYIKFLHDQVQVLSAPYLKNSHQNQQIESLQKSTEDCEAQNDVDLRSQGLCLVPISSTFPVANDIPTDFWNPTFIGNFR
- the LOC122012844 gene encoding transcription factor bHLH112-like isoform X1, with amino-acid sequence MADQFQATAPSCTSTSTTWWRTPTTTGFDIACRSDESPASISSSSITFQDIQSSSHVSAPMLLDMDLGLSSDWNQPFFSNSGSSGRAQEHQNSFQALLQEDMISRPNLELNQIQNIGCFASNNLINSGLPSIDYESILQNSEVRLAQFMKASSPSPPKQQLQFSNETPFWNPSASSGISTATNQAHSMILQNQTSSFSHNHFKNNVPGLGVPSSMAKRSGSEPALKKPNLETPSPLPTFKMQVRKEKLGDRITALQQMVSPFGKTDTASVLHETIEYIKFLHDQVQVLSAPYLKNSHQNQQIESLQKSTEDCEAQNDVDLRSQGLCLVPISSTFPVANDIPTDFWNPTFIGNFR